TCCTCGTCGCGTTCGGTGCGCAGCGGCACCCACGTCTCGCGGGCCAGCATCGGGTACGGGAAGAGCTGGGCCAGGTCGGGGTCGACCTCGACCGGGTCGACGAACGCCATCTCGGCGCCCCACACCTCGGCCAGGGCCACGTAGAGCTGCCGGCGGGTGATCCACTGCTTGGCCAGCAGGACGCTGCCCAGGGGCTCGCCGACCCGGGCGGCCTGCCGCAGGCCCTCGGCGAGCTGCTCCTCGGTGACGACGTGGGTGTCGACCAGCACGTCGCCCAGTCGACGTTCCCGGCCGACCGGGGTGGCCGGCAGGGGGCCGCGCACCAGGGTGGCGTCGTCCTCTCCCGGGTCGGGGCGCACGGAGGTGGTCACCCGTACGGGGTCGGCATCCCGGGACGGTGACCGGAGGTGAGCACGGGCCGGCTCACCCGCCCGGGGGAGTCAGGGGCGGGCGGTGAAGACCACGTTGGACGACGTCCCGCCGGTCAGCGGGTTCGCGAAGACCACCTCGTGGACGGCGGAGTGGGTGGCGACGCCGGCCAGGGTGGCGGCGAACGCGTCGTCGCCGACGTCGGACCACAGCGCGAACACCCCGCCGGGACGGAGGAGGGCGAGGAGCCGGCGCAACCCGTCGGGGGAGTAGAAGCCGGCGTGGCTGGGGTGCAGGTGGTGCGTGGGGGTGTGGTCGACGTCGAGCAGGACGGCGTCGAAGCGCCGGCCCGGCTGCTCGGGGTCGAGGTCGCCGGCCGCCACCCGGGCGAAGAAGTCCCCCTGCACCAGCCGCACCCGGGGGTCGGCGGCCAGCCCGACGGTGTCGGGGAGCAGGTCGCGGCGGTGCCAGTCGACGACGTCCTCGAGCGCCTCGACCACGGTCAACGAGGCCACCCGGGGGTCGGCCAGTGCAGCCCGGGCGGTGTAGCCCAGGCCCAGCCCGCCGACGACGACGTCCAGCGGCCCGGGGCCCGCCTGGGCCAGACCCAGCCGGGACAGCTGCACCTCGCCCTCGGTGAAGGCGCTGGACATGAGGAACTCCTCGCCCAGCTTCACCTCGTACACGTCCACCCCGAGCTGCGGGTCACGACGGCGGCGCAGGCTGATCTCGCCCATCGGGGTGTCGCGGAAGGCCAGCTCCTGCAGACGTGCGCTCACGGGTGCCTCTCCGTCGCCGGGTGCGGGAGGCGGGAGTCGAACCCGCACGCCCGAAGGCACCAGCTCCTAAGGCTGGCGTGGCTGCCGTTACACCACTCCCGCGTGCCGGGGATCCTACGAGGTGGGGGAGCTACCGTCGGGCGCATGGCTGACCTGGAGGCGCTGCGTCGCTTCGGTGTGGTGCTGGAGATGGCCGAGGCCGCCGGGGACGGCGACTGGGCGGGCTGGACGACGATCATCGCCGGGCTCGACGAGGACCTGCGGGCCGACGTGGTGCGGCAGTCCTCGCTGGTGGTGGCGATGTTGTGCGAGCGGGAGGCCGAGCGCCGCGGTGTCACCCGGGACCAGTTCCTCGCCCAGTTCCGCGCCGAGGTGATGGAGCAGCTGGGCTGAGGGGTGCGCGCGGCCTGCGCATGGCAGGCTGTGCCCGTGCCACGCAGCCCCGAGCAGATCCAGCAGGAGATCGACGCCGCCCGCGAGTCGCTGGCGGCCACTCTCGACCAGCTCGTCTACCGGGGCAGCCCGAAGCGGCTGACCGCCCAGGCCCAGGCCCGGGCACAGCACTTCCTCACCACCCCGGCCGGGCAGGCGGCGATGGCCGCCGTCGGGCTGCTGGTCAGCGTGGTCGTCGTGCAGAAGATCCGGCACCGCAACCGCTGACCAGGCGCACACTCGAGGCGTGATGCACCCGCGCCCCGACCCCGTACGCCCCGGCCAGGAGTCCGTCTGGGACTACCCCCGGCCCCCCTCCGCCGACGTCACGCCCCGCCGCGTCGAGGTCGTCCTCGGCGGCCGCACCATCGCCAGCACCACCGGCGCCGCCCGGGTCTGCGAGACCAGCCACCCGCCGGTGTTCTACGTCCCCCGCGCCGACATCGCCGAGGGCGTGCTGGAGAAGGCGTCCGGCGCCAGCTGGTGCGAGTGGAAGGGCGTGGCCACCTACTGGGACGCCGTGGTCGACGGCGTCCGCTTCCCCGCCGTGGGCTGGAGCTACGAGAACCCCACGGACGGGTACCGGCACCTGCGGGGAGCCGTGGCGTTCTACCCCTCGAAGCTGGACCGGGCGACCGTGGACGGGGAGACGGTGCGGGCCCAGGCCGGGGACTTCTACGGCGGCTGGATCACCGACGACGTGGTCGGTCCGTTCAAGGGCGAGGCCGGCACCCGCGGCTGGTGACGGGTCGACACCCCTACCCCCTAGGGGTATGTTCGGTGGTGTGACCGGATACGAGGGCAACAAGGACCAGGTGCTGGCCCGGCTCAAGCGGGTCGAGGGGCAGGTCCGGGGCATCGCCCGGATGGTCGAGGACGACACCTACTGCATCGACGTCCTGACCCAGGTGTCCGCGGCGACCAGTGCGCTGCAGGCCGTCGCCCTGGGCCTGCTCGACGACCACCTGGGCCACTGCGTGCGCGACGCCGTCGCCAGCAGCGCCCAGGACGACGGTGCCGCCGCCGACGCCAAGATCGCCGAGGCCTCGGCCGCGATCGCGCGCCTCGTCCGTCGCTGACCCCCCCCCCGAGAACCCAGGAGACCCCCGTGCAGACCCAGACCTTCACCGTCACCGGCATGACCTGCCAGCACTGCGTCGCCTCCGTCACCGAGGAGGTGTCCGAGCTCGACGGCGTCACCGGCGTGGACGTCGACCTGGACAGCGCGACCCTGCGGGTCACCGGGCAGGACGTCACCACCGAGCAGGTCCAGGCGGCCGTGGTGGAGGCCGGTTACACCGCGGACCCGGCATGACCGCCGCGGCCGGCACCCACGACGAGGTCCGCCTCGACATCACCGGGATGACCTGCGCCAGCTGCGCGAACCGCATCGAGCGCAAGCTCAACAAGGTCGAGGGCGTGCAGGCCACGGTCAACTACGCCACCGAGGCCGCCACGGTGCGCTTCGACCGGGACACCGTCGACACCGACCAGCTGCTCGCCACGGTCGCCGCCGCCGGCTACGCCGCGTCGCTGCCGGCCCCGCCCGCGGCCGACGACGAGCCCGGGCCCGACGACGACGCCCCGACGGCGGAGGACCGTGCGCTGCGCCAGCGGCTCGTGGTGTCCGCCGCCCTGGCCCTGCCGGTGCTCCTGCTGTCGATGGTCCCGCCGCTGCAGTTCGAGAACTGGCAGTGGCTGGCCCTCACCCTGGCCAGCCCGGTCGCGGTCTGGGGGGCCTGGCCCTTCCACCGGGCCGCGGCGGTCAACGCCCGGCACGGCGCCTCCACGATGGACACCCTGGTGTCGATCGGCATCGTCGCGGCCTTCGTGTGGTCGCTCTATGCACTGTTCCTCGGCGACGCCGGGGCACCCGGCATGCGGATGGAGTTCCACCTGCTCGCCGAGCAGGGCGCCGGGACCAGCGAGCTGTACCTGGAGGTCGCCGCCGCCGTCACCGTGTTCCTGCTGGCCGGCCGGTACGCGGAGTCCCGGGCCAGGCGCCGGTCGGGCTCCGCGCTGCGGGCGCTGCTGACCCTGGGCGCCAAGGACGCCGCCGTGCTCCGCGACGGCGTCGAGGTCCGGGTGCCGGCGGACCGGCTCGCCGTCGGGGACCGGTTCGTCGTCCGGCCGGGGGAGAAGGTCGCCACCGACGGCGTCGTCGTCTCCGGGTCCTCGGCCGTGGACGCCTCGATGCTCACCGGGGAGTCCGTGCCCGTCGAGGTCGGCGTCGGCGACCGGGTCACCGGGGCGACGGTGAACGTCGGCGGCCGGCTGGTCGTCGAGGCCGACCGGGTCGGTGCCGAGACCACCCTGGCCGCGCTCGGCCGGCTGGTGACCGCCGCGCAGAGCGGCAAGGCCCCCGTCCAGCGGCTGGCCGACCGGGTGTCGGCGGTGTTCGTCCCCGTCGTGCTGGTGATCGCGCTGGCCACGCTGGTGGTCTGGCTGCTGGTCACCGGTGACGTCGCCGCGGCGTTCACCTCCGCCGTCGCCGTGCTGGTCATCGCCTGCCCGTGCGCGCTGGGCCTGGCCACCCCCACCGCCCTGCTGGTGGGCACCGGCCGGGGCGCCCAGCTCGGCATCGTGATCAAGGGCCCCGAGGTGCTGGAGTCCACGCGCCGGGTCGACACCGTCGTGCTGGACAAGACCGGCACCGTCACCACCGGGGAGATGGCCCTGGTCGAGGTGGTCGGGCACCCCGACACGCTCCGGTTCGCCGCGGCTGTCGAGGCGGCCTCCGAGCACCCGATCGCCCGGGCCGTGGTGCGCGCCGTCGCCCAGCCGCTGTCCGAGGTGCACGACTTCGCGAACCGGCAGGGCCGGGGGGTCTCCGGCACCGTCGAGGGCCGCCTGGTCGTCGTCGGGCGGGTCGGGGAGATGCCCGCCCCGCCGTCGGCCGAGCTGGCCGACGCGGTGGTGCGCGCCGAGGACGCCGGCCGGACCGCGGTGCTGGTCTCCGTGGACGGCGAGGTGGTCGGGCTCTGCGTCGTCGCCGACACCGTCAAGCCCAGCAGTGCTGCGGCGATCGCCGCGCTGCGGGACCTGGGGTTGGCCCCGGTCCTGGTCACCGGCGACAACGCCGGGGCCGCCGCGGTGGTCGCCCGGACGGTGGGGCTGGACCCCGACGCCGGCGAGGTGGTCGCCGGGGTGCTGCCCGAGGGCAAGGTCGACGTCGTCCGCGGCCTGCAGGTCCGGGGGCGGGTCGTCGCCGTGGTGGGGGACGGGGTGAACGACGCCCCGGCCCTGGCCCAGGCCGACCTGGGTCTGGCCATGGGGACCGGCACCGACGCCGCGATCGAGGCCGCCGACCTGACCCTGGTGCGCGCCGACCTGTCCGCGGCCGTCGACGCCGTCCGGCTGTCGCGGCGGACGCTGGCCACCATCAAGGCCAACCTGTTCTGGGCCTTCGCCTACAACGTGGCGTTGGTCCCGCTGGCCGCGCTGGGGTTCCTCAACCCGGTGCTGGCCGGGCTGGCGATGGCGGCGTCCTCGGTGCTCGTGGTGGGCAACAGCCTGCAGTTGCGGCGGTTCACCGCCGGCGGCTGACCCCGGACGTGGCAGCGACCCGCCCCCCGGGGGAGAGGACGGGCCGCGCCGGATCGTGCGGGCCTCGCGGCCCGGGTCGGGTCAGTTGCTGCAGCGCTCCCGGACCAGCGGGAGGACGACGGTGTCGACGATCGAGTCGGCGTAGGCCTCGTCGAGCGGCTCACCGGTGAGCAGCCACCGCTGCACGACCAGGGCGGAGGCGGCGTCGGCGACCGTCGAGCCGACCAGGCCCTCGCGGACCTCGCCGCGGGCCTCGGCCCGACCCCAGACCTCGCGGAAGGCCTCGGTCCACTGGCCCAGCGGGCCGTTGCGGAAGGCGTCGGCCAGCGCCGGCTGGTGGGGGAGCGTGGACAGCAGCGACATCGTGGCCGCACCGAGGGGGCCGTTGACCACGTGCACCAGGGAGCGCAGCAGCCCGCGGAGGTCGCCCTCGAGGGAACCGGTGTCCGGGGTGGAGGTCTCGGCCCGGTTCATCTCGGCGATCGTGTCCACGACGAGGTCGGACTTGGTGCGCCAGCGGCGGTAGATGGTCGCCTTGCCGACACCGGCCTCGGCAGCCACGGCGTCCATGGTGAGGGCGTTGTAGCCGACGTCGGCGAGGAGTCGCAGGATGGCCGCTCGGATGACGCCGTCACGGGAGGGGTCGCGCGGGCGGCCGCCGCGGCTGGAGCGCGGGGCCTCCGTGGAGATGAGAGCTGCCATGGCCAATACTTTAGACCGAAAGATCCTCGACGACCGTCCGAGCTGGCCTGCTGCGTTCCGACACGCCGGTGTTCGTGGGGCAGTTCACACGAGGGGGGCCGTTGCCGCCAACGCTCGTGTTGACCGTCCCCCGAGTGTGGCACCCGCGCGCCTGGCGAACGCGCCCGGGCGTGTCGAGCATCCTCCAGGGGTGACCGGACCCGCGGAGGACCTGCGCCCGGGCTGGCTCACGCCGCGCCGGGTGCGCCGGCTGCTGCTGGCCACGCCCGTCGAGCACGTGCTGCCGATGGTCGCCCGGTCCGCGACGGCGCTCGGCCTGAACGCGGAGTCCACACCGGGCCTGCTCGACGTGGTGGAGGACTCGCGTCCCCTGGACGGGCGGCGGTTCGACCAGCTCTTCGCCCGGCTGGCCCGTGAGCTGACCGCGGCGGAGACCGACGCGGTGCGGGTGGCGACCGACCCCGACTCCGACGACGGGGCCGTGCTCGCCGCCCAGCTGCTGGCCGCGCCCTCGCTGTCGGTCGAGCTGGCCCGGCGCGGGGTGACCGTGGAGGTCGGCCTGCTCACCGAGGCCGCGCTCTGGCCGGTCTACCAGCCGGTCGTCGACCTGACCGACGGCCGGGTGGTGGGTCACGAGGCGCTGCTGCGCGGTCGGGTGGACGGCCGCGAGGTCGGCGGCGGTGACCTGTTCTTCCTCGCCGCGGCCGCCGGGTGGACCGACCGGCTGGACCGCCTGGCCCGGGAGGCCGCGGTCCGCGGGGCGGCCGGCTGGCTCGGAGACGCCGACCTGTACGTCAACAGCTCGCCCGAGGCGGTCTACCGGCCGCAGGTCTGCCTGGAGGGCACCGAGGCGGCGGTGCACGAGGCGGGCCTGCGCCCCGAGCAGGTCGTGGTCGAGGTGGTCGAGGCGCACGCCGCCCGCGACCGGGGGCACCTGCTGGCCGTGCTGGAGCACCAGCGCTCGCTGGGCTGGCGGGTGGCGCTGGACGACGTCGGGGTCGGCTGGTCCAGCCTCGCGCTGGTCTCCGCGCTGCGCCCGGACGTGGTGAAGCTGGACAAGGCGCTGGTCGGTCGGCTCGACGACGCTGCTGCCCAGGCCGTCGTCGGCGCTCTGGTGGAGCTGGCGCACTCCCTCGACGCCGTCGTGGTCGCCGAGGGCGTAGAGAGCGAGCAGCGGGCCGAGCAGGTGCGCACGCTGGGCGTGGACCTCGGGCAGGGGTGGCTGTTCGGCCGCCCGGTGCGGCCGGCGGTCGCGCTGCCCGAGGAGCTGGCGGTCCCCTAGCCCTCGGGGGTGCTCACGTTCCAGCCGGTGAGGGCCGGGCGGTCGTGTTCGTGGCCCAGCACGCCGTAGGAGCCCGCGTGCAGCGCGAACAGCGACCCGGCCTCCGGTGCCAGGCCCAGCCACCGGGCGGTCAGGACCCGCAGCACGTGCCCGTGCGCGACCAGGGCCACGTCACCGTCGGTCAGCAGCGGGCGCACCCGGGACAGCACCCGGTCCACCCGGGCGCCGACCTCGGCGAGGGTCTCCCCGGGGGTGTCGCCGGGCTCGGTGCCGTCGGTCCACAGCGACCAGGTGCGGCCGAGCTCGGCGGAGATGTCGGGGGTGGTGCGGCCCTCCCACCGGCCGTAGTCGACCTCGACCAGGTCGGGGTCGACGGCGTCGGTGGACAGCCCGGCGAGCTCGGCGGTGCGCCGGGCCCGCTCGCGGGGGCTCACGAGCACGGCGGTGAACCGGCGGGCGGCCATCGGCCCACGCAGCCGACGGGCCTGCTCCTCGCCCTCGGGCAGCAGCGGCAGGTCGGTGACGCTGGTGTGCTGCCCGCTGCGGCTCCACTCGGTCTGTCCGTGCCGCAGCACCACCAGCTCGTGCAACGTCTCAGCCACGTCCGGCCCCCTCCGTGCGTCCACCGGCGGACAGCCCGCCGGCCACCGCCATCACGGCGACGGCGCCCAGGATGACCAGCATCGGGACGGTCCAGCCACCCGAGAGGTCGTGCACCGCGCCGATGACCAGGGGCCCGGTCGCCGCGATGACGTACCCGCCGCCCTGCACGGTCGCCGAG
This sequence is a window from Geodermatophilaceae bacterium NBWT11. Protein-coding genes within it:
- a CDS encoding spermidine synthase; its protein translation is MSARLQELAFRDTPMGEISLRRRRDPQLGVDVYEVKLGEEFLMSSAFTEGEVQLSRLGLAQAGPGPLDVVVGGLGLGYTARAALADPRVASLTVVEALEDVVDWHRRDLLPDTVGLAADPRVRLVQGDFFARVAAGDLDPEQPGRRFDAVLLDVDHTPTHHLHPSHAGFYSPDGLRRLLALLRPGGVFALWSDVGDDAFAATLAGVATHSAVHEVVFANPLTGGTSSNVVFTARP
- a CDS encoding DUF3618 domain-containing protein, whose translation is MPRSPEQIQQEIDAARESLAATLDQLVYRGSPKRLTAQAQARAQHFLTTPAGQAAMAAVGLLVSVVVVQKIRHRNR
- a CDS encoding DUF427 domain-containing protein; its protein translation is MHPRPDPVRPGQESVWDYPRPPSADVTPRRVEVVLGGRTIASTTGAARVCETSHPPVFYVPRADIAEGVLEKASGASWCEWKGVATYWDAVVDGVRFPAVGWSYENPTDGYRHLRGAVAFYPSKLDRATVDGETVRAQAGDFYGGWITDDVVGPFKGEAGTRGW
- a CDS encoding metal-sensitive transcriptional regulator, with the protein product MFGGVTGYEGNKDQVLARLKRVEGQVRGIARMVEDDTYCIDVLTQVSAATSALQAVALGLLDDHLGHCVRDAVASSAQDDGAAADAKIAEASAAIARLVRR
- a CDS encoding heavy-metal-associated domain-containing protein, with product MQTQTFTVTGMTCQHCVASVTEEVSELDGVTGVDVDLDSATLRVTGQDVTTEQVQAAVVEAGYTADPA
- a CDS encoding copper-translocating P-type ATPase is translated as MTAAAGTHDEVRLDITGMTCASCANRIERKLNKVEGVQATVNYATEAATVRFDRDTVDTDQLLATVAAAGYAASLPAPPAADDEPGPDDDAPTAEDRALRQRLVVSAALALPVLLLSMVPPLQFENWQWLALTLASPVAVWGAWPFHRAAAVNARHGASTMDTLVSIGIVAAFVWSLYALFLGDAGAPGMRMEFHLLAEQGAGTSELYLEVAAAVTVFLLAGRYAESRARRRSGSALRALLTLGAKDAAVLRDGVEVRVPADRLAVGDRFVVRPGEKVATDGVVVSGSSAVDASMLTGESVPVEVGVGDRVTGATVNVGGRLVVEADRVGAETTLAALGRLVTAAQSGKAPVQRLADRVSAVFVPVVLVIALATLVVWLLVTGDVAAAFTSAVAVLVIACPCALGLATPTALLVGTGRGAQLGIVIKGPEVLESTRRVDTVVLDKTGTVTTGEMALVEVVGHPDTLRFAAAVEAASEHPIARAVVRAVAQPLSEVHDFANRQGRGVSGTVEGRLVVVGRVGEMPAPPSAELADAVVRAEDAGRTAVLVSVDGEVVGLCVVADTVKPSSAAAIAALRDLGLAPVLVTGDNAGAAAVVARTVGLDPDAGEVVAGVLPEGKVDVVRGLQVRGRVVAVVGDGVNDAPALAQADLGLAMGTGTDAAIEAADLTLVRADLSAAVDAVRLSRRTLATIKANLFWAFAYNVALVPLAALGFLNPVLAGLAMAASSVLVVGNSLQLRRFTAGG
- a CDS encoding TetR/AcrR family transcriptional regulator, coding for MAALISTEAPRSSRGGRPRDPSRDGVIRAAILRLLADVGYNALTMDAVAAEAGVGKATIYRRWRTKSDLVVDTIAEMNRAETSTPDTGSLEGDLRGLLRSLVHVVNGPLGAATMSLLSTLPHQPALADAFRNGPLGQWTEAFREVWGRAEARGEVREGLVGSTVADAASALVVQRWLLTGEPLDEAYADSIVDTVVLPLVRERCSN
- a CDS encoding EAL domain-containing protein, yielding MANTLDRKILDDRPSWPAAFRHAGVRGAVHTRGAVAANARVDRPPSVAPARLANAPGRVEHPPGVTGPAEDLRPGWLTPRRVRRLLLATPVEHVLPMVARSATALGLNAESTPGLLDVVEDSRPLDGRRFDQLFARLARELTAAETDAVRVATDPDSDDGAVLAAQLLAAPSLSVELARRGVTVEVGLLTEAALWPVYQPVVDLTDGRVVGHEALLRGRVDGREVGGGDLFFLAAAAGWTDRLDRLAREAAVRGAAGWLGDADLYVNSSPEAVYRPQVCLEGTEAAVHEAGLRPEQVVVEVVEAHAARDRGHLLAVLEHQRSLGWRVALDDVGVGWSSLALVSALRPDVVKLDKALVGRLDDAAAQAVVGALVELAHSLDAVVVAEGVESEQRAEQVRTLGVDLGQGWLFGRPVRPAVALPEELAVP
- a CDS encoding histidine phosphatase family protein, coding for MHELVVLRHGQTEWSRSGQHTSVTDLPLLPEGEEQARRLRGPMAARRFTAVLVSPRERARRTAELAGLSTDAVDPDLVEVDYGRWEGRTTPDISAELGRTWSLWTDGTEPGDTPGETLAEVGARVDRVLSRVRPLLTDGDVALVAHGHVLRVLTARWLGLAPEAGSLFALHAGSYGVLGHEHDRPALTGWNVSTPEG